A single Candidatus Neomarinimicrobiota bacterium DNA region contains:
- the lnt gene encoding apolipoprotein N-acyltransferase has translation MKARDVLVWGRNLPTPWKLVLAGVITGLSFPPVPLGFLAWVGLVPLLDAWLKSPSPARSAFYGFIWSLGFLLVVMYWLAFNYGTYWWAAIMSMLAAVLVLSLNYTLIGWWFGWLHAWLGRMALWLLPLLWVSVEFLRSFGTLGFPWVALANAQTDFLLPIQNAEIVGIWGLSFWVILINVTMVELWHAREKLVPALALTAVVLAPWLSGWLLLPEVPAANLRVGVVQPNVNAADKWMPEIRYRHFDQLTALTHAVAVDSPDVVFWPEAATPAFLRKGGRLYLRQIQEELRILGIPVVTGMPDYERRGDGMVHYYNAVGYIDSTGLSDKQYNKIHLVPFGEYIPLSKWIPALNSLNLGQGNFTHGTEYTVFELDSIPFSVGVCYETTFPGLNRRFVRAGASFLVGVVNDAWYRTSSGPYQHAAQARYRAVEFRRPMVRAANTGISMVINQAGQVVARLGLNKEGMFTAQIAPATGMTFYARYGDVFAWLSVAAAMGLTIVAFRRWNQARDESDEV, from the coding sequence ATGAAGGCCCGGGATGTCCTTGTCTGGGGTCGGAACCTGCCTACCCCCTGGAAGCTGGTGCTGGCCGGAGTGATCACCGGGTTGAGCTTCCCGCCAGTACCGCTGGGATTTCTGGCGTGGGTAGGGCTCGTACCCCTTCTTGACGCCTGGCTGAAGTCGCCTTCCCCGGCCCGCTCCGCCTTCTATGGCTTTATCTGGTCCCTGGGATTCCTGCTGGTAGTGATGTACTGGCTGGCCTTCAATTATGGGACCTATTGGTGGGCGGCGATCATGAGCATGTTGGCGGCTGTCTTGGTACTGTCGCTCAACTATACGCTCATCGGTTGGTGGTTTGGATGGCTGCATGCCTGGTTGGGAAGGATGGCCTTATGGCTGCTACCCTTGCTCTGGGTAAGCGTGGAGTTTCTGCGCAGCTTCGGAACCCTGGGCTTTCCCTGGGTGGCCCTGGCTAATGCCCAGACGGACTTTCTCCTGCCGATACAAAATGCCGAGATCGTCGGCATCTGGGGACTGAGTTTCTGGGTGATCTTGATTAATGTTACGATGGTCGAATTGTGGCATGCCCGGGAGAAGTTGGTCCCCGCTTTGGCACTAACAGCCGTCGTCCTTGCTCCCTGGCTGAGTGGCTGGCTGCTGTTGCCGGAGGTGCCGGCAGCCAACCTCCGCGTGGGGGTGGTCCAGCCAAATGTCAATGCTGCCGATAAGTGGATGCCGGAAATCCGCTACCGGCACTTCGATCAGCTCACTGCTCTTACGCACGCCGTGGCGGTGGATTCGCCGGATGTGGTTTTCTGGCCGGAGGCGGCCACACCGGCCTTTCTGCGAAAGGGAGGGCGTCTATACCTGCGACAGATTCAGGAGGAACTGCGCATTCTGGGAATCCCGGTGGTAACGGGCATGCCCGACTACGAACGGCGAGGGGACGGAATGGTTCATTACTACAACGCTGTCGGCTACATCGACAGTACGGGCCTCAGTGACAAACAATATAACAAAATCCATCTGGTCCCCTTCGGCGAGTACATCCCCCTATCGAAGTGGATACCGGCCCTGAATTCACTCAACCTGGGACAGGGGAACTTCACCCACGGGACGGAATACACCGTGTTTGAATTGGACTCCATTCCTTTCAGCGTGGGGGTGTGTTACGAGACTACCTTCCCGGGCTTGAATCGCCGGTTCGTGCGTGCGGGTGCGAGCTTTCTAGTGGGGGTGGTGAATGATGCCTGGTACCGGACCTCCTCCGGTCCCTACCAGCATGCCGCCCAAGCCCGCTACCGGGCGGTGGAGTTCCGCCGGCCCATGGTGCGTGCCGCCAACACCGGCATCAGTATGGTCATCAATCAGGCCGGGCAGGTAGTGGCCCGATTGGGGCTTAACAAGGAGGGGATGTTCACGGCTCAAATTGCCCCCGCAACCGGTATGACCTTTTACGCTCGCTACGGGGATGTGTTTGCCTGGTTGAGCGTGGCCGCGGCTATGGGACTCACTATCGTCGCCTTTCGACGTTGGAATCAAGCAAGGGATGAGAGTGATGAGGTTTAA
- the truA gene encoding tRNA pseudouridine(38-40) synthase TruA, whose product MGVLNYKLLVEYDGTAFHGWQSQRRKRTIQAELEVTLERVTSQEAVTVIGAGRTDAGVHARGQVANVRLDTTIPPEQLRLAVNSHLAEDVRIQAISLVPDDFNARKAAIRRRYSYTMITTRPVLGRQYVWPLRYPVDRDLLLECSKLVLGRHDFAGFAKASDEVDSSICHVEASRWEFREPLMVYHVIADRFLHHMVRYLVGTMVEVARGRYGLDQFRAQLEQGSGSIMVYRAPAKGLVLEEVVYPASSSVG is encoded by the coding sequence ATGGGTGTTTTAAATTACAAACTGCTTGTTGAATACGACGGTACTGCCTTTCATGGCTGGCAGTCTCAGCGACGGAAGCGGACAATCCAGGCCGAACTGGAAGTGACTCTGGAGCGGGTAACGTCTCAGGAGGCGGTTACGGTTATTGGGGCCGGTCGAACGGATGCCGGTGTTCATGCCCGGGGGCAAGTAGCCAATGTAAGACTGGATACCACCATCCCTCCGGAACAGCTGCGCCTGGCCGTGAATAGCCACTTAGCGGAGGACGTACGGATTCAGGCCATCAGCCTGGTTCCGGATGATTTTAATGCTCGAAAGGCTGCGATCAGACGCCGTTACAGCTACACCATGATCACTACCCGGCCTGTTCTGGGTCGGCAATATGTCTGGCCCTTACGATATCCCGTTGACCGGGACTTGTTGCTGGAGTGCTCCAAACTGGTGCTCGGTAGGCACGATTTCGCCGGATTTGCCAAGGCCAGTGACGAGGTGGATTCCAGCATTTGCCATGTAGAGGCATCCCGGTGGGAGTTCAGGGAGCCGCTGATGGTGTATCACGTCATTGCCGACCGTTTCCTCCACCATATGGTTCGTTACCTGGTAGGTACGATGGTAGAGGTAGCCCGGGGCCGTTACGGACTCGATCAGTTCCGCGCTCAACTCGAGCAGGGATCGGGTTCGATCATGGTATATCGGGCACCGGCTAAAGGGCTGGTTCTGGAAGAAGTGGTGTACCCCGCATCCAGTTCCGTGGGTTAG
- a CDS encoding S1C family serine protease — protein sequence MGKWYKGIFIGGLLAIVPLLLLAAQDPYNIAGSRETALTRSIQRVSPAVAGINVVKLQKGPRESGSLFDDPFWSYMFPEFYRRVESLGSGLVISSDGYVVTNAHVAEDAAEIIVTLPGGQQYDVKDIFTDKLTDIALLKIDARNLPAARLGNSNELMIGEWVVALGNPLGLFDVGKQPTATAGIISGLHMDFGHKEPGRVYQDMIQTDASINPGNSGGPLVNADGEVIGINSFIFTESQYSGGSIGIGFAIPINQVKEVVEELKTKGRVDRSFTTGLIVRPVDRIIQSYLKLPFRRGAVISHVDPGSAGEKAGLQVGDVVLEANGKRVNRGEDIFRVIEEDLMKAGDVLTLKIWREGRELDVPMELGRSG from the coding sequence ATGGGAAAGTGGTACAAAGGGATCTTTATTGGTGGGCTATTGGCTATCGTACCGCTGCTATTGTTGGCAGCCCAGGATCCATATAATATCGCTGGGAGCCGCGAAACTGCTCTTACCAGGTCCATTCAAAGGGTGAGCCCGGCTGTCGCGGGCATCAACGTCGTCAAACTTCAAAAGGGCCCCAGGGAATCCGGTTCGCTCTTCGATGATCCTTTCTGGTCATACATGTTTCCTGAATTCTATCGCCGGGTAGAAAGTCTGGGGTCGGGACTGGTGATTTCCTCCGATGGCTATGTGGTCACCAACGCTCACGTGGCGGAAGACGCGGCTGAGATTATTGTCACTTTGCCTGGTGGTCAGCAGTACGATGTGAAGGATATCTTCACCGACAAACTGACGGATATCGCCCTCCTGAAGATTGATGCGCGGAACTTGCCCGCGGCCAGGCTGGGAAATTCCAATGAGCTCATGATTGGGGAGTGGGTAGTGGCCCTGGGCAATCCTCTGGGCCTGTTCGATGTCGGCAAACAGCCTACAGCTACGGCGGGGATAATCAGCGGTCTGCATATGGATTTTGGCCATAAGGAGCCGGGCCGGGTCTACCAGGACATGATTCAGACCGACGCCTCCATCAATCCCGGCAACAGTGGGGGCCCGCTGGTGAACGCCGACGGCGAGGTCATCGGTATTAACAGCTTCATCTTTACGGAGAGTCAATACTCCGGCGGTTCGATAGGTATCGGGTTTGCGATCCCCATCAACCAGGTCAAGGAAGTGGTTGAGGAACTGAAGACCAAGGGCCGGGTTGATCGCAGCTTCACCACTGGCCTGATTGTTCGTCCGGTGGACCGAATTATTCAGAGTTATCTCAAACTGCCCTTCCGCCGGGGGGCTGTGATCTCCCATGTTGATCCGGGAAGCGCCGGTGAAAAAGCGGGCCTGCAGGTGGGAGACGTAGTACTGGAGGCCAATGGTAAGCGGGTCAATCGGGGTGAGGATATTTTCAGGGTGATTGAAGAAGATCTTATGAAAGCCGGGGATGTTCTGACCCTGAAAATCTGGCGGGAGGGACGCGAGCTGGATGTTCCTATGGAATTGGGCCGGTCGGGGTAG